TCAAAATGTCTAAGGAGAATGGTTTTGTCACAAAATCATCTGCTCCCTGATTCATTGCCGTCACTTGATTCATATCATCTGATGCTGAGGAGATAAAAATTATAGGGATTTGAGAAAGTTTGCGCAATTCATTGGTCCAATAAAATCCACTATAAAAAGGTAAACCAATGTCCATAAGCACCAAATCTGCTTCAAATTCTAAAATTTCTTGTTTGACTGCTCGAAAATTTGAAACGCTTCTCACCTGAAAGTCATTTTTTAGGGCTAATTTAACTGCTTTAACAATGCTCTCATCATCTTCTACGATAAATATTTTGGCCATTTTTAATCCTTTCACTGCTGATTGGCGGTGGAGGGATTTTCCGATCGCATCGCCTGACTTGGTTTCTATTATAACAAAAATTAGACTAATCAGCCGCTTTGCCTCGTTTTTATCTTTTCTTACAGAAATGTAATAAAAATGACTTTACAAAAGCTTTCAATGAAGTATAATATCCTTATGGACGAAGTTTAACCGAAAAGGAGTTTTTATGAAAAAAATTGGAATCATTGTCGGTGTTGCCCTAGTAGTAATCGCAGGAACTAGCGGTGGCATCTATCTCAAGCATCAACATGATGTTCAGGCGGAAAAAGCTCGTGTGGCTCGTGTCTATGCTGCTAGTAAATCAAAGGCAACGCGTGCAGTCGCAAAAGCTTATGCTTCTGGAAAAACAGAGGATGTTCAAAAAGCTGAAGCTTTAGTTGCTCAACTACACTCTAAAGATCGCAAAAAGTCTCAAGCAAAGCTGGAGACCCTCAAGCTGGATTTGCAAGCCATCGCTACGGCAAAAGTAGCTGTTGACACACTGACTGCGAATTTATCAGATGATAATCTCACGCAAGCTCAAAGTAAAATTGCCGCTTTAACTAGTGCTTATACAGCAAAAGATAAGGCGACTTTACAGCAACTTGTAAATCAGCAAAAAGAAAAACTTGCAGCACAAAAACTAGCCGAAGAACAAAAAGCCAAAGCGGAGGCTGAAGCCCAAAAAGCCGCAGCTGAAAAAGCTGCACAGGAGAAAGCAGCGCAAGAAAGAGCTGGACAGACTTCTTCTCCTGCAATCCCTGCAGGATCAAAGCTCATTGCTTTAACTTTTGATGATGGCCCAAATCCTGCTTCAACCCCTCAACTTTTAGAGATTTTACAAAATGCCGGAGTACCTGCAACTTTCTTTGCATTGGGGCAAGAAGCTCAGGCTTATCCCGATTTGATTCGTAAAGAGGCTGCTCTGGGAAATGAAGTGGCTTCGCACACTTGGGATCATAAAGATTTAACGACGCTCAACCCTACTGCCCAACAACAAGAAATTCTAAGTGCCAATCATTTGATCAATCAGCTGACGGGACAAAATGTAACTCTTTTTAGACCTCCTTATGGTGCTTATAATGCATCGGTTCTTGCACAAACCAATCTATCAGCAGTCAACTGGTCGGTAGATACGAATGACTGGCGTTACAATACGCCAGCTCCTGTGGTTCAAAATGCGCTCGCTAATGCTCATGATGGCGCAATTATTTTACTTCATGACATTCACAGTTGGTCAGTAGCTGCTGTTCCACAGATTATCCAAACACTCAAAGCGCAAGGTTATACCTTTGTGACAGTTTCTCAACTTTTGGAGGCACGCTACGGAGGTGCTCAAGCCCATCAGATTTACTTTGGACAATAGTTAAAAAAACCATCTTATTTAAAGGTGGTTTTTTAGTTTTTTTTATAAGAGATTAGTGAATATAATAAAACTCCACCTTGATTTTTCGGATGAGTCATCCGCTCTAGGTGAAGTTTTTATTGGTTGCTTTGTGGCTTTAACGTTCGACGATTTTGTAGTAGACGCGACTGGTCGCTTTGTAAATCAAATAGTAAACAGCTGCGAGAAGAGCAATTGTACCAAGGCTGATGATTAGAATGATGGTACGGTCTGTAATTCCAAAGAGCATAATCATTTTTTCAATCATCAGGTAGGCACCCGCAAAATGGCAAACCGTGATGACAAGCGGAAGGAAGAATATCATTCGTACTTGAGACTTGATTGTTGTTTGAACTTCAACTTTGGATAGACCCACTTCTTGCAAGATTTTGAAGGAACGTTTATCCTGAGCGCCTTCAGAGAGCTGTTTGTAGTAGATGATTAACGCGGCACCAAGTATAAAGCTAATGCCCAGCACGAAACCAACAAACACGAAACTACCGATTTGTGAGCGTTGACTTTGCATGGCATCACTACGATAATAAAGGCTTAAGTCGCTGTCTTTTCCTACCGCTGATTTGAATGCTGCCGCAAATTTTTTCTCGTCATTTTTTTGAAGGTCAAAGAGTACTCTTGTGGTTGATGAAACTTCAAAAGCCTGATCTTTTTGGGTGGCTTTAATCATTTCATTGTAGCTTTGAAGTGCTGCTTTGTAACTTTCCTCATTTGGGAAGACAAGCAACATATTTGACATACTTTCTTCCGTTGGTACATTTTTAATAGTGCTTAATTGCTTTTTGACGTGGTAAGTTCGGTCAAACCATTGGACGCTTTTAATTTTACTGATGGATTGAGTCTTTGTTGTAGAGCGATCACTTAAAAGGACTTCATCAGCATTTTGGGGAGGTAAATTCTCATTACCAAGTGCTTTAAGGCTTGCGCGCGTGGTTAGAATAACCATGTAATTACTCTGGCTAAAGAGATTTGAGAGCCCATTACCAGCAACGAAGTGGCTATCGTCTGTGGTGGTAGCTCTCTTAACTTCGACTTCTTGTGATTGGAAGCTGATGAGATTGCTGAGCTTGATGGATTGTTCTTTGGCAACTTTTTGAGTCAATTTTGTGGCCTCTTCTGAGCTGCGTTCCGAGTCAAACGAGAAAACTTTGGCTTCTCTTGGAAATTGGTTGCTGACAAGTCGCTCTGTACCGACGAAAATTCCTAAACTAACCACCACCGTCACAACAGTCATTGATAATAAAATCGTGATGTTAGCTAAACCGACAGCATTAGCTTTCATACGATAGAGCATGGAGCTTATCGTGATAAAATTATTAGGTTTGTAGTAGCTTGGGCGTTTTTTCTTTTTTTTGAGATACCAAACTGTGAAACTCACATAAAAAAGATAGGTTCCAAAAATAACGAGTAAAACGGCGATGAAAAATCTCAACAGAGCAGATATTGGATTTTGAACGGTCAAGGCAATGTAATAACCCGCTCCGAGCAAAATCAGGGCAAGCGCAGCTAAAAAGAGATTTGAACGCGGCTCTTTCTCACCTTTTGATGATTCACGAAGTAAATCAAGACTTGATGAGCGCCAAATAATCCACACCCCAATCATCATCAAAATAAGAAAGAAAACCAGATAAAGAAGGGCAACAAGTCCAATCGCCGCAGGGTTTATTGCGAGATTGAAATAGTCTCCACCAATCATATTGATAAAAACGAGATAGAGAAATTTGGCAAAAGCAATCCCACAAAGGCTACCGACAATTACGGTAATGAGGTAGGATAAAATAAGTTCTAAAAATGCCACTCCAGCAATGCGGCTTTTTCCAAATCCTAAAATGTCATAAAGTCCAAATTCTCGTGAGCGTTGCAATTGTAGAAAACGGTAACTATAAATCAAAATAAGAAGGGCAAAAATGGCTAAAACAACGAGGGCAAAACCCATCAATTGAGCTAAAGAGCTTCCGCCTCTGATTTTTTCAATGGAGGGCGACATGGCAATCGAGGCCGTGACAAAAATCATGACAAACATGGTGATTGCAGCCATCAAAAAAGGAGCAAAACTTTTAAATCCTTTTTTAATATTGCTCGTCGCAAGCTTTAAACTAAGCATTTTCCATCACCTCCTCTACCGGTGTTCCCAAAAAGGCGGTCATCGATAGCGTGATTTCTTTTGCAAAATCGGTTGCTGATTTTTCTCCACGGTAGAGTTGATGATAAAGTACGCCATCCTTGATGAAGAGAACACGTTTAGCGTGGCTCGCTGCCAAACTTGAGTGGGTCACCATGATAATCGTTTGGCTACTTTTGTTAATTTCTTCAAATAAATTGAGTAAATTTTCGGAGTTTTTGTAATCCAAAGCGGCCGTTGGTTCATCTGCCAACACCAAATCAGGCTGACTAATCAAGGCGCGAGCGACAGCCACCCTTTGTTTTTGACCTCCTGAAAGCTCAAAAGGTTGTTTTTCAAGAAGGTTTTCAATGTGCAATTTGGGCGCCAACTCTTCTAATCTTTCTTTCATGACTTTAACATTTACTTTAGATAAAACGAGTGGAAGATAGATATTATCTCGAACAGACAGAGTGTCTAAAAGGTTGAAATCTTGAAAAACAAACCCGAGGTGTTCACGTCTGAACGCTGAAATTTCTTTATCTTTGATGGCTGTAATGTCATTTTTGCGAAGTAAAACTTGTCCAGAAGTAGGCTTTTCTAAGGTGGATAAGATATTCAAAAGCGTTGTCTTACCTGAACCAGACTCCCCCATGATGGCAATATATTCCCCCTCCTCAACACTAAAATCAATATCAACGAGCGCCGTAGTTTCTTCTTTTGAAAAGCGGGTTTTAAAAATTTTTTTGAGATATTTAACTTCAAGTAACATATTTTATCCTTTTCTTATTTTCTTATTCGTTTGTTTCTTTTTTATCATTAAATTGATTCAATCGTGCTTTTACTGCACGCATTGTGTAGATTAAGCAAGCACCCATGAGAGATGCGAGGACAATTGTAATTGTCATTAAGGCGATGTTAATTTGCAAAAATGTCATGATGTTTTCCTCCGATTTTGTCAATTATTAGTGTTTTTTTACTGACGAAACTTTGCGTCAGCATTTTCTCTGAACTTTTTTACTGACGGAAAGTTACGTCAGCATTTTCTCTGAAAAAATTTAGTTCCCAGCCTGATTTGTGATTTTCGTCAGTGCTTTTTCGGGAACTTCTGATTTTTTGACCTCTTCCCAGCTGGTCACTCCCTTTTTGATATTGACCGTCAATTTAAGGTAAGCCGTTTTACGCAAATTATGGTCGGCTGTAAATTCAACTTCTTTTTCTTTGCCAGCTTTTTGGTAAACTTTTTCCTTATAATCATAGTAAGTATAATCTTTTCCGGCATCATCTTTCGTCAGTGATTTTTTTCCATCCTTCATCACTTGCATATAATAACTTTCGCCACCATATTTTAGATGGTACCAATAAGTTCCAGCACCAGCCAAAATTAGAATCAAAGCGGCAAGTCCAATAAGTATTTTTTTCATTTTATTTCTCCCTTTTCTCTTGATAGTTTTATTTTAACAAGAAATTCTATGCTTGAAACTTACAAGTTTGTAAGTTTTAATTTTTTTTACAAAAAAAAAGACCCGCAGGTCTTTTATTATTTTGGCAAATGAACATCTAGCAAAAGGGCTTCTTGCCCTTGAGGCTTTTCTTCGTAAGGATTGTAAAAGAAAATCGTGGATTCAATATAATCAGGATGTTCATCCTTAGGTGCAGAAAACATGATGTTCTCTGAAAAATCGCGCGTGAAGCTATCAATAAAACCATTAGCTTGTTCGATATCATCAAAAACCATCATTTCATGCTTGTTAATTCTGATTTCGATTTGATTCATTTTAAAACTCCTTGAGCCTTGCTTTGTAGGCTTCTAATGCTAATTTCAATTCAGAAAAACTATCAGAGCTAAATTTATCACAAATTTCTTGCGCCAAAACGGTTGCAATGACATTTTCCATGACTACCCCAGCAGCAGGCAAAGCCGTTGGATCAGAGCGCTCCACGCTGGCTTTGTAAGGCATATGACTGTCCGTATCCACAGACATCAAAGGCTTGTAAAGTGTTGGAATTGGCTTCATCACCCCACGGATAATCAATTGTTCGCCATTCGTCATCCCGCCTTCAAAACCACCAAGTTGGTTGCTTGAACGCACATAGCCTTGCGTTTGACTCCAAGTGATTTCGTCCATAACTTCACTTCCTAGACGTTTTCCGGCCTCAAACCCAAGACCAAACTCAACCCCTTTGAAGGCATTGATTGAAACCACGGCACCAGCAATTTTGGCATCGAGTTTACGGTCAAATTGCACGTAAGAACCTAGACCAGCAGGCACCCCTTCCACACGGCTCTCAATAATTCCACCAATTGTGTCGCCATTTTTCTTGATTTGGTCAATATAGCTGCGGATTTCTTCAGCTTGACTTTCATCAAAAATAGACAAATCATTCGTTGCTGCGGTCGCTAAAATCTGTTCAACCGTCAAATCAGCTGGATAATCAATTGCTTTTCCACCAAAATTGACAATGTGGTTAGCAATTTCGATGCCTAATTCATGAAGCAATTTTTTGGCCACCGCACCAACAGCAACACGCATCGTTGTTTCACGAGCTGATGAACGCTCAAGAACATTGCGTAAGTCATCAAATTCATATTTCATTCCACCGACCAAGTCAGCATGACCTGGACGAGGCTTAGTCAAACGTCGTTGACTTTTAATTTTATCCTCGACATCTTCTGCAGCCATGATTTTTTCCCAATTTTTAAAATCACGATTAGTCACATTGAGTGTGATTGGACTTCCGATTGTCTTGCCATGACGAACACCTGAAGTAATCTCAACCTGATCAGATTCGATTTTCATTCGTCCGCCTCGACCATATCCGCCTTGACGGCGTTTTAGCTCAATGTTAATATCTTCTGCTGTAAGAGCGAGGCCCGCTGGCACTCCCTCAATAATCGCCGTCAATCGTGGTCCGTGGGATTCTCCCGCTGTAAAATATCTCATAAATGACTCCATTCTATATAATCATCAATTGCCCGCTGCATTTTTGGATTAAACAGCGGTAAATCAAATGTTTCTAAATTAACCCAAGCTAACGCCTTGGTTTCTTCATCTTGATAGGTTAAATCAACTGCTTTTTTGGGTATTTTGCAAGCATAACAAATGTCCGTGGGTTGAACCTTATCGCCGTTGGGATAAACAAATTCGCCCCAGTTGTAAGTACCAATTTGCTTGATAATCTCAAAATTATCTGTACCCGTTTCTTCTAAAACTTCGCGGTAAAGTGCTTCCTCAAGACTTTCTCCTAACTCCAAACATCCTCCAGGAATGTCCCAAAGCTCGGAGTCCACACGTTTTTGCAACAAAACTTGACCCTCTTCATTTTGCAAAAAAGCTACCACAGCAACGGTCAAAATCTTGTCCTGCCCCACTTTACTGCGCAACCAACTGATATAATCTGCCATCAATTTTTCTCCAAAATTTTGATAATATCGGTCAAATGCCTGATTTGTTGCGAATCTTTAACTGCAAGGAAATTGATGGAATGAATTCCACTGCGGTGTGCGACTTCGGCATCAAGCACACGATCACCGATATAATAAGTCGTGTTTAGATCAAGACCATATTTGTTGAGCAAATAATTGACCCCCGCAGGATGTGGTTTACGCTCAAAGCCATTTTCACTCGTGATGACCTCAGTGAAATAAGCAGCAATACCGAGTTTTTCTAATAAGTGATAGGCATTCTTACCCTTATGGGTATAGATAAAGTTTTCAATTCCAGCCTTTTTCGTCCAAGCCAATACTTCTTTTGCGCCCGCCATCAACTTAATCTTTTCATTCTTCGCTATCGAATTTTCTGTAAAACTTGTTTTGAGGGCTTCAAAGGGTTGCTTTTGACTTTTTAATAATTCGTTGACCGAATGTGCTTTGATAAAAGTATAAACTTTTTTACGGTCAAATGGCAAATCAAATGTCGCAAAAGTTTCCGAGAGTGCTTCAAGAAACACGTCATAACTGTCAATTAAGGTTCCATCTAAATCCCAAATCAATGTTGTCATCACTTAACCTCCATTAGCTGTCTATAAATCGAGCTGAGTTGTCGCAGAGCTTCTCTGATTTCTCCCTCAATTTCTTCATCATGTTGACCGTCAAAGCGACTTGCTGGCCAAATTTTTCCAACTTCTAATTCAGCTTTTTTGACTTTCCCTAAACGTTCAAGAGCGTTTGGAAGTTCATCCAGTTGGAAAAATTCAGCTTTAGTATGATCCTTTGAAAGCACAAAATCACCAGGAAGTTGTGCTGTGGTCAATAATTCTTGCCAGCACTGCGCATATTTTTGCTGTTTTTTAGGTTGGTCAATGATTGACAGATATAGAAAAACATAATCCTGCCAGATGCCGAGTTGATAATGAGCTTCCATTTTGTAGCCCCGTTTTTGTGTGGAAATCGCTGACCACGTATTTTCTGGAGCATGGGTTGTTCTTCGCCGATGCTGTGCAATGTGAAGATAAAATGCTTCATCAGGAAAAATGGTTTGTAAATCGCCCACTAATTTTTCACCAATTTCCGAAAAAATAGGTTGAATAGTGCTACGAATTGCGGTCATTCGAGCTTCTAAACCCACGATATCAAAAACTTCAAATGATTTGTGTGTGAACATTTTTTAGGTTTACCTCGATTTTTATAAAAATTTAATCACAATAATTCCTGCCAGCATCACAAGTACGCCAACAATTTGCGAAATTTGAATTCGATACTTGCCAGAGCGCCAAAAACCAAATTGGGAAACGAGCATACTTCCCACAATTTGACCAATCAAGCCCATCATAATGGTCAGACCTGCACCAATTTGTGGGACGGACAAGACAGTTGCAAAAACAAACATTGCGCCAAGAAAGCCACCAAAGCCATTCCAAATCTTGGCTCCTTTTAAATCAGAGATTTTTGGCAGACGCTTGTCAATAAAGAGAGAGACGATGAAAATAGCCAAAAAACCAATAAAGAATGAAATGAAAGCAGCTTGAGCTGAGTTTTCTAGCAAAACGCCTAAACGACCATTAATTGCTTGTTGGGCAGCTGACATGGCGCCCACAATAATGGCCCATAAGCGCCAAACAAAAAGGTTTGTTGCCCCTTGAGTGACACTTTTACTTTTTAAACTTGGCAAAATGACCGCAATACTCACACCTAATAGTGTGATTAAAATGCCCACAATTCGCAAAGCAGACAAAGGAATTTGTAACGCCCCAAACCAGCCAAAGTGATCAATCAAGCTGCCCATCAAAATTTGACCCAAAATCGGTAAAATAACCGTTTGGACAGCACCCAATCTTGGAAATAAAAGCACGTTTGAGGTTAGAAAAATGCCCCCCAGTAGACCACCAAGCCAAATCCATGCTGGGTGTCCACTCACAAAAGTCCAGCTGGGAAGGAGGGTTTGAGTGGTAATGACTGTGATAAGTCCCAGAAAAATTGAACCAACAAGATTAGAAATTCCAGAGGCTAAAAAAGGGGAGCCAACAATCTTACGCAAATCAGCGTTAATTGGGTTTTGATTGGCGAGTAAAAAGCCACCAAGTAGGGCAAAGCCTAGATAAAGATACATTGTTTTCTCCTTTTAAAATGAGTTATTTTTTACAGCGCTTTTGAACGCTGGGAGTTTTTCAATGCTACCACATTTTTAAGATTAAACTATTTTTTTAAATAATCTTTCATCTCCTCAAGAGCAACTTGGTTGATTTTGGCGCTACCAATTTGAGGAACGATGACGGTTTTGATTTGGCTACCTCGGGCTTTTTTATCGTGGGTTAAAGCTGCGTATAACTGCTCTTCGTCCCAAGGTTCATAATGGTCTGGCAAGCCATATTTTACGACCATTTGGCGAATTTCTTCAGTGATTCCTTGGGGCATCAGGCCTTTTGCTTCGGCAACTTTACTGATTTGCACCATGCCAATAGCAACGGCTTCGCCGTGCATGACAACACCATATCCTGCAGTAGATTCAACGGCATGGCCAATGGTATGACCAAAATTGAGATAAAGTCTAACCCCATTGTCCAGTTCGTCGTCTACGACAACTTTGCGTTTGACTTCACAAGAGCGATAGATGATTTCATCAATTTTCGTAAAGTTTTTCAGCAAATCTTCTGCGGAGAGGTCGGTCAATAAATCCCAGAGTTGGGCATCGGCAATCAGACCACATTTGATGACTTCACCCAATCCTTCTCTAAATTCACGCTCGCCCAAAGTGCTTAAAACATTGGAGTCAATCAAAACGCCGTCAGGTTGGGTGAAGGTACCAATCATATTTTTAGCAAAATCTGAGTTGATCCCTGTTTTACCACCAATAGAGCTGTCCACTTGGGCGGTTAAGCTGGTTGGAATTTGTAGAAAATGAATACCTCGCATATAGGTACTGGCTACAAAACCTGCCAAATCTCCTGTTACACCACCCCCAAGGGCAATAATTCCATCGGAGCGGGTCAAGCCAAATTGAGCGCAGAAATTCCAAGCTTTTTCAGCCGTCGCCAAATTTTTACTGGCTTCGCCTTCTGGAAATTCAAAAACAGCAACTTCAAAGCCGGCTTCGTTGAGTTGGTCAGTGACTTTTTTCCCATATAAGCGATTGACATGATCGTCTGAAATCAGAACGATTTTTTGTTTTTTCCAAAGTGCTGAAACCCACGTGTTGACGTGGTCAAGTGCACCTTTTTCAATCAGAACTTCATAGGGATGGTCTGGTAAATTTACTTTTAGTTTCATTGTTTAATTCTCCTTTTTTCCTAGCCAGAAAAATAAAATCAAGAGGGCTTGCATGGCGGTAAATCCAAGCAAAAAGGTCATATATTCTGGGCGAATAATGCCAAGTAAGGTGCCTAACGTTTCTAAGGGATTGGTCAGCAGGTTCCATGTGTTTAGGCGCAAACTGAATAATTTTCCAGCGAAAATTCCAACGGAGCTTAGAAAAGAAACGACAAATACGAAGAGACTCGCTATTATTTTTTTATTTTTAAAGAAACGTTCCAATACGGTCAACATCGACCATAACCCGAGGGTGACGCCCATAAAAATTCCGATGAATAAAATGCCAAAATAGGTGAGTTGCTTGCTCGAAACGCCAAGTGGTAAGTCAAATTTGCCACCAATTGAGAGCCAATCGGCAAAATGTGAGGCATCAGTCATCATATAAAAGGTGTTGGGATAAAATCCCAGCCAGATGATGCTAAGCAGAATAAGTAGGCCTCTTTTTTTCGTTTTTGGTAGGAAATAGGCGGCATCGTAGGCAATGAGTGCTAAAAAGACATTCCAGCTCATCGTGGTCGGCACTCGATCTAATTTGTCCTGATAAAAGCTGATGTTGCCGTTAAAATGGAGGGACATCAAAAAGGAAAAGAGGACAAAGGCAATAAATAAAAGGTGGATTTGCCAAAATTTTTGATGGGTGGTCTTCATTTTGCTCCTTTTTATTTTTAGTGCTTTATTTTTGTTCTAGGGTTTGAGCGATGGCTTCGACGGGCATTGTTTTACCTGTCCAGAGTTGGAAACTCTCGGCGGCTTGACCAAGCAACATGGCAAGTCCATTTTCTGTTGGCACGCCTTGGGCTTTTGCCCACTTTAGAAAGGGAGTTTCACGAATTTTATAGATGGCATCAACGACGAGGATTTTGGCGGGCAATTTTATTTCGCTTGCGACTGGTGTGGACACGCCGTCCATGCCGACAGAGCTGGCATTGACCAACAAATCAGCATTTTGAATGTTTTTTTGCATTTCGTCAGTCGCTGATAAATCCGTCAGTAAAATCTCTACACCCGTTTTTGCTGACAAATCCGTCAGACGAGCTTTCAAAGGCTCAAAAGAGGCTGATTTTCTGGCTGCCACGACAATTTGTGCCGCACCAAGCAAAGCGGCTTGCGCAATAATGGCGATGGCTGCCCCGCCGCCGCCAATAATCATCAGCCGGCGATTTTTCATGTCAAATTGATATTTGGCTAAACTCTTGAAAAAACCAATTCCGTCAGTATTGTAACCAATCAATTTTCCATCACGATTCACCACGGTATTCGCAGCACCAATGAGGGCGGCTTCTGGGCTTAGTTCATCCATCAACGGCAATATCGCCGTCTTGTAGGGCATCGAAATGTTGAGGCCGTACATCTCCAAAAGTCGCACATTTTCAACAATTGCCGGCAAAGCTTGTGGCTCAATCTCCCAAGCCAGATAGACACCATTTTCATCCGTCAGCTCAAAGGCTTGATTATGAATAAAGGGCGACAAACTGTGCTTTATTGGCTGAGCAACAACGGCTGCAAGCCTTGTATATCCATCAATTTTCATCACTTTTCCTCCCAAATTACTGACGAAAATTTGCGTCAGCAAATTCTCTAATGCGCGTCAGCGTAAGTGATTTGCGTCAGCAAATTCTCTAATGCGCGTCAGCGCAGTTGATTTGCGTCAGCAAATTCTCTAATGCGCGTCAGCGCAGTTGATTTGCGTCAGCAAATTCTCTAATCCGCGTTAGCGTAAGTGATTTGCGTCAGCAAATTCTCTAGTGTGCGTCAGCGCAGTTGATTTGCGTCAGCAAATTCTCTAATGCGCGTCAGCGCAGTTGATTTGCGTCAGCAAATTCTCTAATCCGCGTTAGCGTAAGTGATTTGCGTCAGCAAATTCTCTAATGCGCGTCAGCGTAAGTGATTTGCGTCAGCAAATTCTCTAGTCCGCGTTAGCGTAATTGATTTGCGTCAGCAAATTCTCTAATGCGCGTCAGCGTAAGTGATTTGCGTCAGCAAATTCTCTGTTCGGCTTGTCAATTTTGTAAAAAAATAGAACTAACAATTTCGTAAGTCCTATTTTATCACAAATTCAAGCAGCTTTGCGCCCTGAAAGTATACGTTTTAGTAGACCAATTACTGCCGGCAAAAGAGATACAATGACAATGGCAATCATGATGATTTCAAAGTGCTGTTTGACAAATGGAATTCCTCCAAAGAAATAGCCGGCACCAAGCGCCACAAGCACCCACGCAAAACCTCCGAGCAAGTTGAAAAAGACGAATTTCTTGTGAGGCATTTTGCCCGCACCCGCTGTAAAAGGGACAATTGTCCGAATAATTGGCATAAAGCGACCCAAGAAAATGGCCCAAGAACCCCATTTTTCGAAAAATTGATGCGCTTCTTGCATATATTCAGGTTTCAAAAAACGAGACAAATACTTGTGCTGAGGGATAATATCACCAAATCGGCGACCAATTTCATAATTGAGCAAATTCGCTAGAAAAGCAATCGTCCCCATTATCGCAATCAATAGCCCAATGGATAATTTGCCCTCTGACATCGCCGCCAGTGAACCAACAAAGAACAAAATCGAATCTCCTGGTAAAAAAGGAAAAATAACCAACCCAGTTTCAATAAAAATAATTGCTCCTAAAACCAAATAAATCCAAATATGACCATTAGGCATCTGAGCAAAATTTGCCATCCAGTCATTAAAAAAGCCAAAAATCGAGAGTTCTACAAACATATTCATCCTTTTCAAATCATCAAACACAAGTGGGATAAAGCCCCACAAGTAATGCATTTTTTTAAATACTCGTTCAATTTTACACTAAAAAAGCACTTTTGACAATCTAAAATTGTTGTTTTTATCACCACTT
The DNA window shown above is from Lactococcus sp. S-13 and carries:
- a CDS encoding shikimate dehydrogenase, encoding MKIDGYTRLAAVVAQPIKHSLSPFIHNQAFELTDENGVYLAWEIEPQALPAIVENVRLLEMYGLNISMPYKTAILPLMDELSPEAALIGAANTVVNRDGKLIGYNTDGIGFFKSLAKYQFDMKNRRLMIIGGGGAAIAIIAQAALLGAAQIVVAARKSASFEPLKARLTDLSAKTGVEILLTDLSATDEMQKNIQNADLLVNASSVGMDGVSTPVASEIKLPAKILVVDAIYKIRETPFLKWAKAQGVPTENGLAMLLGQAAESFQLWTGKTMPVEAIAQTLEQK
- a CDS encoding VTT domain-containing protein, producing the protein MFVELSIFGFFNDWMANFAQMPNGHIWIYLVLGAIIFIETGLVIFPFLPGDSILFFVGSLAAMSEGKLSIGLLIAIMGTIAFLANLLNYEIGRRFGDIIPQHKYLSRFLKPEYMQEAHQFFEKWGSWAIFLGRFMPIIRTIVPFTAGAGKMPHKKFVFFNLLGGFAWVLVALGAGYFFGGIPFVKQHFEIIMIAIVIVSLLPAVIGLLKRILSGRKAA
- a CDS encoding DUF1054 domain-containing protein; this translates as MFTHKSFEVFDIVGLEARMTAIRSTIQPIFSEIGEKLVGDLQTIFPDEAFYLHIAQHRRRTTHAPENTWSAISTQKRGYKMEAHYQLGIWQDYVFLYLSIIDQPKKQQKYAQCWQELLTTAQLPGDFVLSKDHTKAEFFQLDELPNALERLGKVKKAELEVGKIWPASRFDGQHDEEIEGEIREALRQLSSIYRQLMEVK
- a CDS encoding DMT family transporter — encoded protein: MYLYLGFALLGGFLLANQNPINADLRKIVGSPFLASGISNLVGSIFLGLITVITTQTLLPSWTFVSGHPAWIWLGGLLGGIFLTSNVLLFPRLGAVQTVILPILGQILMGSLIDHFGWFGALQIPLSALRIVGILITLLGVSIAVILPSLKSKSVTQGATNLFVWRLWAIIVGAMSAAQQAINGRLGVLLENSAQAAFISFFIGFLAIFIVSLFIDKRLPKISDLKGAKIWNGFGGFLGAMFVFATVLSVPQIGAGLTIMMGLIGQIVGSMLVSQFGFWRSGKYRIQISQIVGVLVMLAGIIVIKFL
- a CDS encoding DUF1361 domain-containing protein is translated as MKTTHQKFWQIHLLFIAFVLFSFLMSLHFNGNISFYQDKLDRVPTTMSWNVFLALIAYDAAYFLPKTKKRGLLILLSIIWLGFYPNTFYMMTDASHFADWLSIGGKFDLPLGVSSKQLTYFGILFIGIFMGVTLGLWSMLTVLERFFKNKKIIASLFVFVVSFLSSVGIFAGKLFSLRLNTWNLLTNPLETLGTLLGIIRPEYMTFLLGFTAMQALLILFFWLGKKEN
- the aroB gene encoding 3-dehydroquinate synthase, with the translated sequence MKLKVNLPDHPYEVLIEKGALDHVNTWVSALWKKQKIVLISDDHVNRLYGKKVTDQLNEAGFEVAVFEFPEGEASKNLATAEKAWNFCAQFGLTRSDGIIALGGGVTGDLAGFVASTYMRGIHFLQIPTSLTAQVDSSIGGKTGINSDFAKNMIGTFTQPDGVLIDSNVLSTLGEREFREGLGEVIKCGLIADAQLWDLLTDLSAEDLLKNFTKIDEIIYRSCEVKRKVVVDDELDNGVRLYLNFGHTIGHAVESTAGYGVVMHGEAVAIGMVQISKVAEAKGLMPQGITEEIRQMVVKYGLPDHYEPWDEEQLYAALTHDKKARGSQIKTVIVPQIGSAKINQVALEEMKDYLKK